One window of the Anabaena sphaerica FACHB-251 genome contains the following:
- a CDS encoding PIN domain-containing protein, whose amino-acid sequence MRKSLIDTDITSEIRKGKNPKINANAIAYRAIWKHYIISVITVSEIIKGWRKLNRNDRIQEFLVDLSQIEILHLDQKSAEISGLIHADLESTGQPIGLADVLIASIAIQNNLILVTGNTKHYQKIQALGYPLIIDNWRE is encoded by the coding sequence GTGAGAAAATCTTTAATTGATACAGATATTACTTCAGAAATCCGTAAAGGTAAAAATCCTAAAATAAATGCTAATGCTATTGCATATAGAGCAATATGGAAACATTATATAATTTCTGTAATTACTGTTTCCGAAATTATCAAGGGATGGAGAAAATTAAATCGTAATGATCGCATTCAAGAATTTTTAGTAGATTTATCTCAAATCGAAATTCTGCATTTAGACCAAAAAAGTGCAGAAATTTCAGGGCTAATTCATGCTGATTTAGAAAGCACTGGACAACCAATAGGATTAGCAGATGTATTAATAGCTTCTATCGCTATCCAAAATAATTTAATTTTGGTGACAGGTAATACTAAACATTATCAGAAAATTCAAGCATTAGGTTATCCTTTAATAATAGATAATTGGCGAGAATGA
- a CDS encoding YqaE/Pmp3 family membrane protein — translation MDLVRILCAVFLPPLGVFLQVGFGLDFWINIVLTLFGYIPGIIHAVWIIAKK, via the coding sequence ATGGATTTAGTACGGATTTTATGCGCGGTTTTTCTGCCACCTTTAGGAGTATTTTTGCAGGTAGGTTTTGGGCTAGACTTTTGGATTAATATTGTCTTGACTTTGTTCGGTTATATTCCAGGTATTATCCACGCGGTTTGGATAATTGCCAAGAAATAA
- a CDS encoding UPF0175 family protein, with protein MLFQINKISIGKASQLAKMPLLQFQNELAIRNINIHYDETDLDVDLKNSAII; from the coding sequence ATCTTATTTCAAATAAATAAAATTAGTATCGGTAAAGCATCCCAACTGGCTAAAATGCCTTTACTACAATTTCAAAATGAATTAGCTATAAGAAACATTAATATTCATTATGATGAAACTGATTTAGACGTTGATTTAAAAAACTCTGCTATAATATAA
- a CDS encoding methyltransferase family protein: protein MKVKYPINFHKGLTFVIVLGLMVLYQNFTIGAWVYLALHGTYGFLWLTKDRIFPDKQWEQEISAFQGIITFFLLGLYWVAPFILISSGNVPPLPLVAAAISLNIVGVFLHFTSDAQKYYTLKYKTGLITEGFFARCRNTNYLGEVLIYLAFAMLTQHWLPFLILGLFIAMIFVPNMLKKDKSLSRYPEFEEYKECSGLLFPKLWISSNLQAEKTI, encoded by the coding sequence ATGAAAGTAAAGTATCCCATTAATTTTCATAAAGGTCTAACTTTTGTTATAGTCTTAGGACTAATGGTGCTATACCAGAATTTTACTATTGGAGCTTGGGTTTATCTTGCCCTTCATGGTACTTACGGTTTTCTTTGGTTAACAAAAGATAGAATTTTCCCAGATAAACAATGGGAACAAGAAATTTCTGCTTTTCAAGGAATTATTACCTTTTTTTTACTTGGCTTATATTGGGTAGCACCATTTATTCTTATTAGTAGTGGTAATGTTCCACCTTTACCATTAGTAGCTGCGGCTATTTCTTTGAATATTGTGGGTGTGTTTTTACATTTTACCAGTGATGCCCAGAAATATTATACACTCAAGTACAAAACTGGACTAATTACAGAAGGTTTTTTTGCTAGATGCCGTAATACTAATTATTTGGGAGAAGTTTTGATTTATCTGGCATTTGCTATGTTAACTCAGCATTGGCTACCTTTCTTAATTTTGGGGTTATTCATAGCTATGATATTTGTTCCCAATATGCTCAAGAAAGATAAATCTCTATCTCGCTATCCTGAGTTTGAGGAATATAAAGAATGTTCTGGGTTGCTGTTTCCTAAATTATGGATATCCAGTAATCTTCAAGCAGAAAAAACTATATAA